Proteins from a genomic interval of Bacteroidia bacterium:
- a CDS encoding bifunctional nuclease family protein produces the protein MDKKELNIIALSKSLSSKGNFVLVLEENKGFRRIPIIIGAFEAQAIALALESMTTPRPQTHDLAMDLIEAGGFELKEVVISDFKDEIFHAQLILKKEQEEKILDARSSDAIALALRRPCPIFTFEHILQETGLVLDSPGKSFGEKRRSLEQYSLDELQMLLDRLIEKEDYESARKIRDIIDKKTNTN, from the coding sequence ATGGATAAGAAAGAATTAAATATCATTGCCTTATCCAAAAGCCTTTCCAGCAAGGGAAACTTTGTTCTTGTACTGGAAGAAAATAAAGGCTTCAGACGAATCCCCATAATTATTGGTGCTTTCGAAGCACAGGCCATTGCTCTTGCACTCGAAAGTATGACTACCCCCCGACCTCAAACTCATGATCTGGCCATGGATTTGATAGAAGCGGGAGGTTTTGAATTAAAGGAAGTGGTGATTTCTGATTTCAAGGATGAAATTTTCCATGCTCAACTCATCCTCAAAAAAGAACAGGAAGAAAAGATTCTGGATGCCAGAAGTTCAGATGCTATAGCCCTTGCTTTGAGACGCCCCTGCCCCATCTTTACTTTTGAACATATCTTACAGGAAACTGGCCTTGTTTTAGACAGTCCTGGTAAATCATTTGGAGAAAAACGCAGGAGCCTGGAACAATATTCCCTGGATGAACTTCAGATGTTATTAGATAGATTGATCGAAAAGGAGGACTATGAAAGTGCCCGAAAAATCCGGGATATTATAGATAAGAAGACAAATACAAATTAA
- a CDS encoding TetR/AcrR family transcriptional regulator codes for MKNRDKILTAAKRLFNDHGFVNVRLQHISDDTIISVGNIAYHFKNKEAIVSHIFEELEQKQKDLLIEYRHTPIFANVDRIFSVLRELQEEYSFFYTDIVEIKRSYPLLFEKINQFFRYQVLLFEEIIRFNISRGALLKEETEQHTHFLASLIIKHLSSWRTFSITWLENTNENLEAMSDSIWNILFPYMSKSGKEEYQINKEQKVKIYPADKIHESKSGQKDL; via the coding sequence TTGAAGAACAGGGACAAAATACTAACTGCAGCCAAAAGGCTATTCAATGATCATGGCTTCGTAAATGTGCGCCTTCAACACATTTCCGATGACACCATTATCAGCGTTGGTAACATTGCCTACCACTTCAAAAATAAAGAAGCTATCGTAAGCCATATATTCGAAGAGCTGGAGCAAAAGCAAAAAGATCTTCTAATTGAATACAGGCATACCCCCATTTTTGCCAATGTCGACAGAATTTTTTCAGTTTTGAGAGAATTGCAGGAAGAATACAGCTTCTTCTACACCGATATTGTCGAAATCAAAAGGTCTTACCCTCTCCTCTTTGAGAAGATAAATCAGTTTTTTCGATATCAGGTATTGCTTTTTGAAGAAATTATTCGCTTTAATATCTCCAGAGGAGCCCTGCTAAAAGAAGAAACAGAACAACACACGCATTTTCTTGCCTCACTGATCATCAAACATCTGAGCAGTTGGAGAACCTTCTCCATTACCTGGCTGGAAAATACGAATGAGAACCTTGAAGCTATGTCTGATAGTATTTGGAATATTCTTTTCCCTTACATGAGCAAAAGTGGCAAGGAAGAATACCAAATTAATAAGGAGCAGAAAGTTAAAATTTATCCCGCCGATAAGATTCATGAGAGCAAGTCTGGACAAAAAGACCTATAA
- a CDS encoding TetR/AcrR family transcriptional regulator — translation MSNTKSKILSAALDLFNKSGLKNTTLQTIADEVGISVGNLAYHYKNKQDILSAHTEILDEKLQKSLTHFRNFPNFLDFHIQLQHILEVQQEFSYIFRNQGEIALNYPETFDLLKSFRQKLKAQIESRIEYQAEKGHLLIELGEEVDLLANNLTHYILSSQIHQLYEEEKDPKLLFKSLWALLKTYLSEQGLQEYTFLIHSTI, via the coding sequence ATGTCTAATACTAAGTCAAAAATACTCTCAGCAGCTCTTGACCTCTTTAATAAAAGTGGCCTCAAAAATACGACTCTGCAAACCATCGCAGACGAAGTAGGAATCAGTGTGGGAAACCTTGCTTACCATTATAAGAATAAGCAGGATATCCTTTCCGCACATACAGAAATCCTGGATGAAAAACTCCAGAAGTCTCTAACGCATTTTCGCAACTTCCCAAATTTCCTCGACTTCCATATACAGCTACAACATATTCTGGAGGTTCAGCAAGAATTTAGTTACATCTTTAGAAACCAAGGAGAAATCGCCCTCAATTATCCTGAGACATTTGATCTTCTCAAAAGCTTCCGCCAAAAGCTAAAAGCCCAAATTGAAAGCAGAATTGAGTATCAGGCCGAAAAAGGACATCTCTTAATTGAGCTGGGAGAGGAAGTCGATTTATTGGCCAATAACCTTACCCACTACATTCTTTCCTCTCAGATTCATCAATTGTATGAAGAAGAGAAAGATCCTAAACTTCTTTTTAAAAGCCTCTGGGCCCTCCTTAAAACCTATTTGAGCGAACAAGGATTGCAAGAATATACCTTCCTCATCCATTCCACTATCTAA
- a CDS encoding hydrogenase, with product MANVLWLQGGACSGNTMSFLDAEEPTVVELITDFGINILWHPTVGLEIGHQVSDLLNSCLKGETQLDIFVFEGSIVQGPNGTGQMNFFADRPMKDWVKELSEVAQFVVAIGDCATYGGIPAVPPNPSESTGMQFHKRDKGGFLGSGFVSKGGLPVINIPGCPAHPDWITQILVAISTGRIGDVLIDHYHRPKTFFTDFVQTGCTNAAAFGEKIDGAFGKRGGCLFYEVGCRGPMTHASCNRILWNRQNSKTRANHPCLGCTEPGFPHHDLKKGSIFKTMKYLNVFPKEVPEGESKLGYYFKAGMHKVLPTNNALKASSK from the coding sequence ATGGCAAATGTTTTATGGTTACAAGGAGGAGCATGCAGTGGTAATACCATGTCCTTCCTCGATGCTGAAGAACCTACCGTAGTTGAACTCATTACGGACTTTGGCATAAACATTCTTTGGCACCCTACAGTCGGCCTTGAAATCGGTCACCAGGTAAGTGATCTGCTTAATAGCTGTCTCAAAGGTGAAACACAACTAGACATTTTTGTTTTCGAAGGATCAATTGTTCAGGGACCCAATGGTACCGGGCAAATGAATTTCTTCGCAGATCGTCCCATGAAAGATTGGGTAAAGGAGCTCTCGGAAGTGGCTCAGTTTGTGGTTGCAATCGGTGATTGTGCTACTTATGGAGGTATTCCTGCAGTTCCCCCCAACCCATCTGAATCAACCGGGATGCAATTTCACAAAAGAGATAAAGGAGGATTCCTGGGGTCTGGATTCGTATCCAAAGGAGGTTTGCCAGTAATTAATATACCCGGTTGTCCTGCACACCCGGATTGGATCACCCAAATTCTTGTAGCCATTTCAACGGGTAGAATTGGAGATGTATTGATCGATCACTACCACAGACCCAAAACCTTTTTCACTGACTTTGTCCAAACTGGATGTACCAATGCAGCTGCTTTTGGTGAAAAGATAGATGGAGCCTTTGGAAAAAGAGGAGGCTGTCTCTTCTATGAGGTGGGTTGTAGAGGTCCGATGACTCACGCAAGTTGTAACCGTATTCTTTGGAATAGACAAAATAGTAAAACCAGGGCCAATCATCCTTGTCTAGGTTGTACAGAACCTGGCTTCCCGCATCATGACCTAAAGAAAGGCAGCATTTTCAAAACGATGAAATACCTGAATGTCTTTCCGAAAGAAGTGCCCGAGGGAGAAAGTAAACTCGGCTACTATTTTAAAGCTGGAATGCACAAGGTATTACCTACCAATAATGCATTGAAAGCTTCCTCCAAGTAA
- a CDS encoding nickel-dependent hydrogenase large subunit — protein MSHIKELNISPVGRVEGDLDVKVFMQDGVVTRAHTQAAMYRGFEKILVGKDPQAGLIVTPRACGICGGSHLYCASSALDVAWGTTLPPNALLLRAIGQATETIQSIPRWFYAIFATDLANKKFANKPLYQEVVKRFAAYVGTSFQKGVTASGRPVEVYALFGGQWPHSSYMVPGGVMCAPTLKDITRAHSIMNHFRNDWLETVWLGCSIERYLEIKSWDDMLAWVEENESQRNSDLGLFIRASLEFGLDKFGQGVGKYLAWGTYLHKDLYQKPTIEGRNPATISPSGFFDGKNYHEADQKQVREHVTHSWYENQDDSMHPFDQPAPSGSLNSTILENTDFNGKYSWAKAPRFMEYAAETGPLARVIMAANPANTSHQFQDPLFGDIMDKMGPSVFTRALARVHEAPRLYNMINKWLSEVNLDEAFYIKPEEKDGVGWGATEAARGALAHWIKIKDGVIENYQIIAPTTFNVGPNDSQGNSGPIEAALEGTEIEDPHDPVEVGLVARSFDSCLVCTVHAHDEKTGKELAKFKL, from the coding sequence ATGTCTCATATAAAAGAACTTAATATATCTCCTGTAGGGAGAGTAGAAGGGGACCTGGATGTCAAGGTCTTTATGCAGGATGGCGTCGTCACTCGCGCACATACCCAGGCGGCCATGTACAGAGGCTTCGAGAAAATCCTCGTGGGTAAAGACCCTCAAGCAGGATTGATTGTTACGCCTCGTGCTTGTGGAATATGTGGGGGCTCGCACCTTTACTGTGCATCTTCAGCATTGGATGTTGCCTGGGGCACTACTCTACCCCCTAATGCGCTCTTACTCAGAGCCATAGGACAGGCCACTGAAACCATTCAAAGTATTCCCCGCTGGTTTTACGCCATTTTCGCTACCGACTTAGCCAACAAGAAATTTGCCAATAAACCTCTATATCAGGAGGTAGTAAAAAGATTTGCCGCCTATGTAGGTACCTCTTTCCAAAAAGGAGTAACTGCCTCTGGTAGACCGGTGGAAGTTTATGCCCTCTTCGGTGGACAATGGCCTCACTCAAGCTATATGGTTCCGGGAGGAGTAATGTGTGCTCCTACACTCAAGGACATTACCCGTGCGCATTCCATTATGAATCATTTCCGCAATGATTGGTTGGAAACTGTTTGGTTGGGTTGTTCTATCGAGCGCTACCTGGAAATTAAAAGCTGGGATGATATGCTGGCATGGGTGGAAGAAAATGAATCTCAAAGAAACTCTGACCTTGGCTTATTCATCAGAGCCAGTTTGGAATTTGGATTAGATAAATTTGGACAGGGAGTAGGTAAATACCTCGCATGGGGTACCTATCTACACAAAGATCTTTACCAAAAGCCTACCATAGAAGGAAGAAATCCTGCTACTATCAGTCCATCCGGATTCTTTGATGGGAAAAATTATCATGAAGCAGACCAAAAGCAGGTAAGGGAACACGTTACCCATTCGTGGTATGAAAATCAGGATGATTCTATGCATCCTTTTGATCAGCCAGCTCCTTCGGGTTCTCTTAACTCAACTATTCTCGAAAATACAGACTTTAACGGTAAATACTCCTGGGCCAAAGCCCCAAGATTTATGGAGTATGCAGCCGAAACCGGCCCACTCGCACGAGTGATCATGGCAGCTAATCCAGCAAATACCTCCCACCAATTCCAGGATCCTCTCTTTGGAGATATCATGGATAAAATGGGACCTAGTGTTTTTACACGTGCTCTGGCAAGGGTACATGAAGCACCCAGACTTTACAATATGATCAACAAGTGGTTATCTGAAGTCAATCTGGATGAAGCTTTTTACATCAAGCCAGAAGAAAAAGATGGCGTGGGTTGGGGAGCTACCGAAGCAGCTCGTGGAGCACTTGCTCATTGGATCAAGATCAAAGATGGCGTAATTGAAAATTACCAAATCATTGCTCCTACTACCTTCAATGTAGGGCCTAATGACAGCCAGGGTAATTCTGGTCCGATTGAAGCTGCCCTTGAAGGTACAGAAATCGAGGATCCACACGATCCAGTTGAAGTTGGTCTGGTTGCTCGTTCATTTGACAGTTGTCTGGTATGTACCGTACATGCACATGACGAAAAAACAGGCAAAGAATTGGCAAAATTCAAACTATAA
- a CDS encoding hydrogenase maturation protease translates to MGKITIMGFGNPVREDDGVGIYVIEKLKEKIEHEDIEILDMGTAAFEVLFKLRGRERIILVDAVINTGEAVGTLYKLPASEINAHIQDDPLVFLHSLKWDQALSYAKKILQEDYPENIDVYLVAIDSTRFNTEMTQEAREGGDKLVDKILEDIDAKVLN, encoded by the coding sequence ATGGGAAAGATCACGATAATGGGATTTGGGAATCCAGTTCGGGAAGATGATGGAGTAGGCATTTATGTAATTGAGAAACTGAAGGAGAAAATCGAGCATGAGGACATAGAAATCCTGGATATGGGAACAGCTGCTTTTGAGGTTTTATTTAAGCTTCGTGGTAGGGAAAGAATCATACTGGTCGATGCCGTAATCAATACTGGAGAGGCGGTAGGTACCCTTTATAAGCTACCTGCTTCGGAGATCAATGCGCATATTCAAGACGATCCTCTGGTATTTCTCCATAGCTTAAAATGGGACCAGGCACTCAGCTATGCTAAAAAGATTTTGCAAGAAGATTATCCTGAGAATATCGATGTATACCTCGTGGCCATAGATAGTACCCGCTTTAATACAGAAATGACCCAAGAAGCCCGTGAGGGTGGAGATAAACTGGTTGATAAAATTCTTGAAGATATTGACGCAAAGGTCCTAAATTAA
- a CDS encoding hydrogenase maturation nickel metallochaperone HypA: MHELSLVQSIFQTLESELSQEELAKLEAVELNIGLLANVEPVLLNNAFKAYQETRNAYLGVELKTNMIPITINCPSCNKKSTIKNYVFLCTHCGTPSNQILTGEELLIHRIHYAEN; the protein is encoded by the coding sequence ATGCATGAATTATCCCTCGTACAAAGCATTTTCCAAACCCTGGAAAGTGAGCTTTCCCAGGAGGAATTAGCCAAATTAGAAGCTGTAGAACTCAACATTGGATTGTTGGCCAATGTTGAGCCCGTTCTTCTAAATAATGCCTTCAAAGCTTATCAGGAAACCCGCAATGCATATTTGGGAGTAGAACTTAAAACCAATATGATTCCCATCACCATCAACTGTCCCAGCTGTAATAAAAAATCTACGATCAAGAATTACGTATTCTTGTGCACGCATTGCGGTACACCCAGCAACCAGATTTTAACCGGAGAAGAACTACTCATTCATCGGATTCATTATGCCGAGAATTAG
- a CDS encoding T9SS type A sorting domain-containing protein, translating to MKAKLLSSLFLILCLGFYFYKCASEQESSSESRDPIHIVKKKEKGKKFDSPDEYSKLFDELRTKEGDERPAYSYNYKQEALQRAYRNGPILSRRAVTFTERGPANVPGRTRSILPDPADPLSTWLAASVSGGIWKSSNAGQNWIHITPDLPNLQFSTMAQSNANPNIIYAGTGERGLGGANGDGDGIFKSSDRGNSWTQLSVGAEDPFFQNITRLIVSPTDADLVLASGGTEFFGSTPAGQNSGIFRSTDGGQSWTRTFSDAFTISQIIAAPSDFNRQYLSIVGRGVFRSDDGGESWQEINNGMPNSVNRLELAVGRNNPDWVFASLERWQKDAQGNDIRRGVIYYSLDGGNQWQEARSVNGGLDPDLLGGQGWYDNTIMVSPMTDSVLFVGGVDLWKINLLPDGNGGFEKNVGVLVDSYFRASGQDRGKNSWFSGGVHPDQHFLTYLPGDAGDEFRILLGDDGGIFVSNSSVDPGFENGSWNMVGNTYNTTQFYGADKRPDRRQYAGGAQDNGTWAFAGALIGDDNAEADFSSPYRFVIGGDGFEVAWNKADPSKLLGGSQFNNFVLVDVANGNSESATQGLDDVGGGNAPFVSRIANEATDPDLVYTGGPSGLWRSDDFGRTWSLTPINNNWFGSPDVAVSLANPQVVWIATGMSGNRDVYVSTDGGSSLRRAQEIADIGRISGLYTDPLDENTAYMLFSPKGVPKILRSRDLGRSWEDLSGFQEGIDRGFPDVSVFSLQVMPHAPGTIWAGTDIGIFETTDDGQSWQIIDEFPKTIIWDMKWVDDEIVIATHGRGIWTATIDELGNVPLPDPILGPKVLCLTSDILESDGLVLEAELREAYDSTQILLNGIRKESINGNSIPEVIKRKYIDNRDIDITIRLIGYKDGEAYSSGKVLLKEEDRIDFILPVASYQSDFERATDFALSDSFQIGNLTGFSGNVLHTNHPYTSGIDLTGGVGNYTATLRFPIVVSATDPILRYKDVAIVELGQQGAVFGQANFFDFVVVEGSKDLKNWEPLENGYDASFDGRWTNAYNSSQDGTSSMFVNHAVDLSNTFAAGDTIAIRFRLFTDPLATGWGWAIDDLEIQHDAGGINFNNLKQDIALFPNPTEGPIRMLLESEGFARYDYQVIDASGRKVLEGDFGLNGIGVVDLDLSLLAGGIYFLRIMDEGIEVDVKKVIRR from the coding sequence ATGAAAGCAAAATTACTATCTAGCCTATTTCTAATTTTATGTCTTGGATTTTACTTTTATAAATGTGCATCAGAGCAGGAGTCTAGCAGCGAGTCAAGGGATCCTATACATATTGTCAAAAAGAAAGAAAAGGGAAAGAAATTTGATTCCCCGGACGAATACAGCAAACTATTTGATGAACTCAGGACGAAAGAGGGAGACGAGCGTCCTGCATATTCCTACAACTATAAACAGGAGGCCCTGCAAAGGGCCTATAGAAATGGTCCGATCCTGAGTAGGAGGGCCGTTACCTTTACAGAAAGAGGGCCAGCCAATGTTCCTGGAAGAACTCGCTCGATTTTGCCTGATCCTGCTGACCCTCTCAGTACATGGTTGGCAGCCTCGGTGAGCGGAGGGATATGGAAAAGCAGTAATGCAGGTCAGAATTGGATCCATATTACTCCGGATTTACCCAATCTACAATTCAGTACGATGGCTCAATCCAATGCTAATCCGAATATCATTTATGCAGGTACAGGAGAAAGAGGACTTGGAGGAGCCAATGGAGATGGTGATGGGATTTTCAAATCCTCAGATCGGGGAAATAGCTGGACTCAATTGAGCGTAGGAGCTGAGGACCCCTTTTTCCAGAACATTACTCGCCTTATTGTTTCCCCTACTGATGCTGATCTTGTTTTGGCTTCAGGAGGAACAGAATTTTTCGGATCAACTCCGGCAGGTCAAAATTCTGGCATATTCCGCAGTACCGATGGGGGACAAAGCTGGACCCGTACTTTTTCAGATGCATTTACTATCAGCCAAATTATAGCAGCTCCTTCAGATTTCAATCGTCAATACCTTAGTATTGTGGGGAGGGGCGTATTTCGTTCAGATGATGGGGGAGAGAGCTGGCAAGAGATAAATAATGGCATGCCCAATTCAGTGAATCGATTGGAACTCGCTGTTGGAAGGAATAATCCAGACTGGGTATTTGCTTCTCTCGAACGCTGGCAAAAAGATGCACAGGGAAATGATATCCGGAGAGGGGTGATTTATTATAGTTTGGATGGAGGAAATCAATGGCAGGAAGCGAGATCTGTAAATGGAGGTCTGGATCCCGATTTGTTGGGAGGGCAAGGTTGGTATGATAATACCATTATGGTGAGTCCGATGACGGATTCAGTGCTTTTCGTCGGGGGAGTTGATCTTTGGAAAATCAATCTTTTGCCAGATGGGAATGGAGGTTTCGAGAAGAATGTGGGAGTTCTGGTTGATAGTTATTTCAGAGCGAGTGGACAGGACAGAGGAAAGAATAGCTGGTTTAGCGGAGGTGTACATCCGGATCAACATTTTCTGACCTACCTTCCTGGAGATGCTGGCGATGAATTCAGGATACTCTTAGGGGATGATGGAGGAATTTTCGTCTCCAACTCCAGTGTGGATCCCGGCTTTGAAAATGGAAGCTGGAACATGGTGGGCAATACTTATAATACTACTCAATTCTACGGTGCAGATAAAAGGCCAGATCGCAGGCAGTATGCAGGCGGGGCGCAGGACAATGGAACCTGGGCTTTTGCTGGTGCATTGATTGGAGATGATAATGCAGAGGCAGACTTTAGTAGTCCATACAGATTTGTGATAGGGGGGGATGGATTTGAAGTAGCATGGAATAAAGCTGATCCCAGCAAACTATTGGGAGGCTCTCAATTTAATAATTTTGTCCTGGTCGATGTAGCAAATGGAAATAGTGAAAGCGCAACTCAAGGCCTGGATGATGTGGGAGGAGGAAATGCACCTTTTGTAAGTCGGATCGCCAATGAAGCTACTGATCCTGATCTAGTATATACAGGCGGACCTTCCGGTTTATGGCGAAGTGATGATTTTGGTAGAACCTGGTCCTTGACACCCATTAATAATAACTGGTTTGGCTCTCCGGATGTAGCCGTATCTCTCGCCAATCCCCAGGTCGTTTGGATAGCAACGGGCATGTCAGGAAACCGGGATGTGTATGTTTCCACTGATGGAGGAAGCAGCCTGAGGAGAGCACAGGAAATTGCTGATATCGGCAGGATAAGTGGGTTGTATACCGATCCTTTAGATGAAAACACCGCTTATATGCTCTTCTCTCCCAAGGGTGTCCCCAAAATTCTGCGTAGCCGGGATTTGGGAAGGAGCTGGGAAGACTTATCCGGATTTCAGGAAGGAATAGATCGGGGCTTTCCGGATGTTTCGGTCTTTTCTTTACAGGTGATGCCGCATGCGCCCGGAACCATTTGGGCAGGAACTGATATTGGAATATTTGAGACCACTGATGATGGTCAAAGCTGGCAAATCATTGATGAATTTCCCAAAACCATCATTTGGGACATGAAATGGGTGGATGATGAGATTGTGATTGCTACCCACGGGAGGGGAATATGGACAGCAACTATAGATGAACTGGGAAATGTTCCGCTGCCTGATCCTATACTTGGCCCCAAGGTATTATGTTTGACCAGCGATATCCTCGAAAGTGATGGACTGGTACTGGAGGCGGAATTACGGGAAGCCTATGATTCAACCCAAATCCTGCTCAATGGAATCCGCAAAGAAAGCATAAATGGCAATTCGATTCCGGAAGTCATCAAACGAAAATACATTGATAATCGGGACATAGACATTACCATCCGACTGATTGGCTATAAAGACGGAGAAGCCTATTCATCAGGCAAAGTGCTATTAAAGGAAGAGGATCGAATCGATTTTATCTTGCCAGTAGCTTCTTACCAAAGCGATTTTGAGCGCGCGACTGATTTTGCCTTGAGCGATTCCTTTCAGATTGGAAATTTGACGGGCTTTAGTGGAAATGTGCTTCATACCAATCATCCCTATACTTCCGGAATAGATCTTACGGGTGGGGTAGGGAATTATACAGCTACCTTACGATTTCCCATCGTAGTTTCTGCAACTGATCCAATTTTGCGATATAAGGATGTTGCAATTGTAGAGCTGGGACAGCAAGGCGCTGTATTTGGACAGGCTAATTTCTTTGATTTTGTAGTAGTAGAAGGAAGTAAAGATTTGAAAAACTGGGAACCTTTGGAAAATGGATATGATGCCAGTTTTGATGGCCGCTGGACCAATGCCTATAATAGCAGTCAGGACGGAACTTCCTCTATGTTTGTCAATCATGCAGTAGACTTGAGCAATACCTTTGCTGCAGGAGATACCATTGCTATTCGATTTCGACTTTTTACAGACCCTCTCGCTACCGGCTGGGGCTGGGCTATAGATGATCTGGAAATTCAACATGATGCAGGAGGGATCAATTTCAATAATCTTAAGCAAGATATTGCCCTATTCCCCAATCCAACTGAAGGTCCTATTCGGATGTTGTTGGAATCAGAGGGATTTGCACGCTACGATTATCAGGTCATAGATGCATCCGGGCGAAAGGTACTGGAAGGAGATTTTGGCCTGAATGGAATAGGAGTGGTGGATCTGGATCTTAGTCTTTTGGCAGGAGGAATCTATTTCCTTCGGATTATGGATGAGGGAATTGAGGTAGATGTGAAGAAAGTGATTAGACGCTAA
- a CDS encoding SDR family oxidoreductase, which yields MLQKGPYNRLENQIALITGANSGIGKAVALELAQEGATVIVNWVFNEEAADEVVQQIHAEGGEAMHIKADVSQEAQVVKMFEEIVSQYGRLDILVNNAGLQRDAPFWEMSLQQWEKVIDVNLTGQFLCAREAVKLFMKQGVNDKISCSAGKIICMSSVHEVIPWAGHANYAASKGGVMLLMQSLAQEVAPYKIRVNSIGPGAIKTPINTAAWSTPEAEAELLKLIPYNRVGNPVDIAKAAVWLSSDESEYVQGITLFVDGGMTLYPGFATGG from the coding sequence ATGCTTCAAAAAGGTCCTTACAATAGACTTGAAAACCAGATCGCCCTGATTACCGGTGCAAATTCAGGGATCGGAAAAGCGGTAGCTCTTGAACTTGCCCAAGAAGGAGCAACTGTTATCGTAAACTGGGTGTTTAATGAAGAGGCTGCAGATGAAGTGGTCCAACAAATTCATGCTGAAGGAGGCGAAGCGATGCACATCAAAGCCGATGTTTCTCAGGAGGCGCAAGTTGTAAAGATGTTTGAGGAAATCGTCTCTCAGTACGGTCGTCTGGACATACTTGTCAATAATGCCGGTTTACAAAGAGATGCACCTTTCTGGGAAATGAGCCTACAGCAATGGGAAAAAGTCATCGATGTCAACTTAACCGGCCAATTCCTATGTGCACGTGAGGCTGTCAAATTATTCATGAAACAGGGAGTAAATGATAAGATCTCCTGTTCTGCTGGAAAGATCATTTGCATGAGTTCTGTCCATGAAGTGATTCCCTGGGCAGGCCATGCAAATTATGCTGCATCCAAAGGAGGAGTAATGCTCTTGATGCAGAGTTTGGCGCAAGAAGTTGCTCCCTACAAAATCCGGGTAAACAGCATCGGTCCGGGGGCTATAAAAACGCCTATCAATACCGCTGCCTGGTCCACGCCGGAAGCAGAAGCAGAATTGCTAAAACTTATTCCTTACAATCGAGTTGGAAATCCAGTTGATATAGCTAAAGCGGCAGTTTGGTTGTCTTCAGATGAATCTGAATATGTACAGGGAATTACCTTATTTGTAGATGGAGGAATGACGCTCTATCCCGGATTTGCAACAGGTGGCTAA